The Candidatus Stygibacter australis nucleotide sequence GGTGAGATAACAACAATTGCGTATATTTTTCTTTTATCATTTTACTATTTCCTCTGATTATATCTCTCAAAGCTTAGATAGATAACATCTTGTTAGCCTTTTATAAAATTATCATACAACTCTCGGCCTGATTTTTCTTTTTGCAATCTTTTGAAGTAAAAATTCCATAATTGCTGCTATAAAGAGAAAGCCAATAAGGATACTTATAACATGACTTGACCCCTTAGCGAGATAAATGAATGCAAGTACTATAGCACTAAGACTTAATAAACCTGCCAGAAAAACTAAGATCCTTGATGCACCCGTTTCTTTAATTATCTTTAAATGTCCCAAGTGGGTCACTGTATGAATGAATAATGTTGATATTGAGCCGATAGCTGCAACTTCAGATAAATCAAATAAAAGAGATAAAATAATAATTAAAAACCCGCTGACAAGCAAACCCTCACTACTGTGGGCAATGCGCTTACCATATACAGCTGGAAGTTCCCCATCTTTAGCTAATTGATAGGTTACATTTGTGACAGCGAACAAGCTGGCGTTAATAGCAGATGCGGTGGCAATTAAAGCCGTAATTGCTACAACAGCAAAACCAACATGACCAAATAATGGTAATGCAGCTTCTGCTAATGCATAATCTTTAGCAGCTATTACTTTATCTACAGATAAGGTGCCAAAAACTGCGAACGAAATTGCAACATAAAGAGACATAACCAGTAAAATCGCTAACATTATGGCATGTGGAAGTGTTTTGGCGGGATTGGGCATATCTTCCGCTGTATTAGTAATGACCCTAAAACCTTCAAATGCAAAAAAGGTAATTGCCACACTGAAAAAAATGTCTTTAGTGGGTGGATAATTCTGAGGAGATATTAATGATGGATTTATATACATGATACCAACAATAGCCAGCACAGTTAAAACAGTAAATTTAATCCCGACTATCAGCCTTTCCCAGATTGCTACATCTTTTGCACCTTTTAGATTGACCAAAACAAACAGAATGATGATTCCACTGGAAAATAAATGATGCCATAAATTAGAGGTGTCATTTATATGTAAAAATGATATGGCATAATTACCAAATGCCTTAGCCACTAAGCTTAAGGAAACAATAACTGCGAAATAAAGTATGATACCCATAGTACCTGTAAAAAAACCAACCCCATAAGCTTGAGTTAAATATTCTATCATTCCCCCCGCAGATGGATAACGTGCACCTAACTTTCCTAAAGAATAGCCGCTGAACAGGGCAATAATACCACCGATAATAAATGAAATGTAAACAGCACTCCCTGAAATTGAGCTCGCTTCACCAAGCAGTGCAAAAATACCAGCTCCCACCATGGCACCTATTCCCATTGAAACTGCTGACCATAAGCCTATTGGTTTTTTCGATTTGTGCATAGATCCTCCTTTTCCTTAGGCTAACATCCTGATATACTGCGATTTTCACAGTTTCATTTCTTCCTTTTCCTTTCACCGAATATGTCTATATACAATACATTTGATGTTTTTTAACCTGTCAAATAAAAAGTTACTGCTGGCAAAATTCAGGGGATGAAATGGTCTGACCATTGTATTGAACATTGCGAAGGTGCAAGCACCATTTGCGAGGTTTTTCGGGTAGGGAGGGAATATAGGGCTTATATGACCTATAGGACCTATAAAAATATAAAAAGCTCTCAGGGTTTGCTGAGAGCTTTTTTATTATTAAATTATGCTTATAATTATTCTTCGCAGGTTAGGGGCATATTGCAGAGATCAAATTTTACGTTGAGCTGTTTTACGGCTCGGACGTCATCTGCACGTCTGATGGGGGTATTAAGGGGCGCATCATGGAGTATTTGAGGATTATTTTTGGCTTCAGCGGCAATATCGATCATGGTCTGGATAAATTCATCGAGAGTTTCTTTGCTCTCAGTTTCAGTAGGCTCGATCATAATAGCTTCCGGCACTATGAGCGGAAAATAGATAGTGGGAGCATGATAGCCTTTATCGAGTAGTCTTTTGGCAATATCCAGGGTATGAACCCCATTTTCCTTTTTCTGCCAGATGCCGCTGGCAACAAATTCGTGCATGCAGCTCTCGTTATAGGGCACATAGTAGTATTTTTCCAGCTTCCGCATGAGATAATTGGCATTGATCACGGCGTTTTCTGAGACGCGTTTGAGTCCTTGATTACCGAGCATTTTCAAGTAGATCCAGGCGCGGACATTAACCATGAAATTACCATAGAAGCTGTGGACTTTACCAATTGATGTAGCTTTATGAGAACTATCGAGGAAAAATCCTTCATCTCTATTTCCAGCTACCATGGGATAGGGCAGGAATTTCACGAGGTCTGCTCTTACGCCTACGGCACCAGAGCCGGGACCGCCACCGCCATGAGGTGTTGAAAATGATTTATGCAGATTATAGTGCATCACATCAAATCCCATTTCACCGGGTTTCACTAAGCCCATTAGAGCATTGAAATTTGCTCCGTCCATATACATCAAGCCATCTACAGCGTGGATGATCTCTGAAATCTGGCAAATCTGTGATTCAAAAATCCCGAGCGTGTTGGGATTAGTGAGCATAAATCCGGCAGTATCCTCATTAACAACTTCTTTGAGGGCCACCAGGTCAACCATACCCTTATCATTAGAGGCAATTTCGATAATCTTATAGCCGCATAAAGCAGCACTGGCAGGATTAGTGCCATGCGCCGAATCCGGGAGGATAATAGTTTTTTTATTATTACCTTTGGCTTTATGATAGGCTTCTATAATCTTGATGCCGGTAAATTCACCCTGAGCACCGGCAACGGGCTGCAAAGTAGCTGAGGCAAATCCGCTGATCTCTGCCAGATCACGCTGTAATTCCCACTGTATTTGCAATGCACCCTGCACGGAATTTTCCGGCTGGAAGGGGTGTATATCAGTTAGAGCAATATTTGCTGCCATAGTGTCACTAATCTTGGGATTATATTTCATGGTACATGAGCCTAAGGGATAAAAGCCTTTTTCTACGAAATGATTTTTATGGCTAAGCTCTATAAAATGCCGCATCACATCAAGCTCAGAAACCTGGGGCAATCTGGGAGTTTCCTTACGCTGGAATTTTGGGGGGATACAGTCATTAAGTTTATAATCTACATCATTTTCAGGTAAGGTGTAGCCTTTGCGTCCGGGAGAGTTTTTTTCAAATATAGTTTTGCTCATTATTCCTCCTCAGCCTGATCAAGTGATTTCAGCATATCCACCAGTTGATCCATATCATCTTTGGTGATCTTTTCCGTTACTGCTATCAGCAGAAGATCCTCATAGCCAAATTGCTGGATGGGGATTCCGGGATATACATCCCACTCGCTGAGTGCTTCGCAGATATATTCCGCGGGATGGGGAGTTTTAAGGGCAAATTCCTTAAAGAATGGGGCTGTAGAATATAATTCATACCCAGGGAGTTCAGAGAGTTTTGCTGCCAGATAATGAGCTTTGGCAGTAGATTGTTCAGCCACCTGCTTAAGTCCGCGGCTGCCCATGAGGCATAAATATACCGTGGCAGCAAGAGTGCAGAGAGCATCATTTGAACAGATATTAGAAGTAGCCTTTTCGCGGCGGATATGCTGTTCACGAGCCTGCATAGTGAGCACATAAGCGATATTTCCTTCCACATCGAGGGTAGCACCGGAAAGACGACCCGGCATGGTGCGGATGAGTTTCTCACTGGTAGCCAGAAATCCGAAAAGCGGTCCACCATAGGATTGAGAATTACCCAGAGCCTGACCTTCGCCTACTACAATATCAGCTTGATATTCAGCAGGGGAATTAAGCACCGCGAGTGAAATAGGATCAACTATGGGAATAAGCAGAGCTTTTTTGGCAGAGTGGGTAATTTTTTCTATTTCAAAAACATCTTCGAGGAATCCCAGGAAATTAGGGGTTTGCATGAGCACGCAAGCCGTATCATCATTAAGCTCAGCTTGCAGATGTGCGAGGTCTATAGTACCATTTTTCTGCTTGATCTCAATTAATTCTACATCAATACCGCTGGTGTAAGTTTTGATAACTTCGCGATAAAGCGGATTAATGGTTGAGGGTATCAGGGCACGGTATTTTTTAGTTTTACGCACTGCCATCAGCACAGCTTCCGCAGCAGCAGTGGCACCATCATACATGCCGGCATTGGAAATTTCCATGCCTGTGAGTTCGCAGATCATAGTTTGATATTCATAGATGTATTGCAAAGTACCCTGGCTGACTTCTGCCTGATAAGGCGTGTAAGCAGACAGGAATTCTGGTCGGCTGATGATATGATTCACAGCAGCGGGAATAAAATGGTCATAAATCCCCCCACCGAGGAAAGAAATAGCTTCCGTAGTGGGTACATTATCTTCAGTAAGGTCTGTGAGTGCTCTGATAAGTTCCAGTTCGCTGAGAGGTTTTCCCAGATGGAATTCTGCTTTATCCAGAAACTCCTGGGGAATGTTTTTGATCAGGTCAGCAAATTTTGCAACTCCACAGGCCTGCAGCATTTCCAGCCGCTCTCTGTCTGTATTGGAGATGAATGGCATTTATACCTCCTTAATAACTATATTTAATTTCTAAAACTTATAATTTTGGGATATTATTTATGTCAAATATTATGGTATAAAATTTGAGAAGATGGGGGTTTGTGGACGGGGTGGACGCAGTGGACAGGGTGGACGGAGTAAACTGAATCGAGGGAGTTCTGGGCAGCAGATGTTGGGTTTGTGAGGTTATAACTGGTCGCCAGAAGTCTTGTTCTGGTTACAGCTCAAAACTCCTGCTTGGTGGGGATGATTTTTCGCAGATGGATATTTCCGTTTGCTGATGATTCTGCTTTGAGGATGAAGGGGAAAATATTGGGGCGCAGGCAGAGGAAGAAATCTTCACGGGGCATAGAACTTTGATTCTCGGGGTCAAAAAATCTCTGCCCATCGGTGCAATAGATTTCATAGATACAATCAGGATAATTGAATTTACTGCCGGTGATCAGATGATGGAGATAATCAGCACAGATCGTGTCTTCCAGGGTTGCTCTTTGACCGGCCCAACCCATGTCTATCAGCGAAACCGTCTCAGGTTTTTTTCTTTTTATATAATTGGCAATAGCCCGGGCATTCACAAAGCTGCCGGTAAGCACTTCAGTAGCAGAAGAATTCATGGCAGCTACCAGACCACGCGTGCCTGATGAGGAAGCGTGTACAACGATTTTATCCTTAAGATCAAGGTTTTTAGTATAAAATGGAGAATTACCATAGTCAAAACCAGACTGGGTGATGCCTTCTCTTTCACCAATCAGCAGATAATGCGGATTTTCTGCTTTTAGCTGGCGCGCAATATTAAGATCATCTACGGCAATGATATCCTTTACTCCCGCATTAAATAGATATGCTTCCAGACTGAAAGCTCTGAATACATCAATTACCACGGCAATTCCTTCTGCCTGACCGGCACCTTTCATTAGATGCAGAAATTTAATTTTCATATTTCACCTATTAATAATTTCATATAATTTAAAGACAATATTACACGGGAGATTATCATGTCCACGAAATTTAGGCTAATCCTACTAATCCAGAGGTGCAATCTAAGTGAAAGGGGAGAAATTGAATTCCTGTCATCAAATAATATAATTAATTGTTTCATAAAATCTATGGCTGGAAAATATAATTTGACAAATTTCCTTAATTTCAATTTTTTTGCTAAACGTTAATAAAATTCTTAGGGGGGATAATGATAAAAGGAATAAAATTATATGCAGTTGTTGTCGTAATATTTATGGTCATTGGATGTACATCTAATGATACTGTTACTGCTAATAAAGCACAACATCTGGATGAATTAGAGATACCAGACGGTTTTAACTGGGATTTCACGAAGATCGTTGAAGTAGTAGTGATAGCGAATGATAGTGAAGGTAATCCAGTAGAAGGAGCAGAGGTTTCTCTGTATAAAACCCAGAATAATCTGGCATTTCAATTATCTACGAATAGCGATGGAGAACTCAGGACAGATATTACTCTGCCGGAATCATCCAATTCAGTGATCCTGGAATATGATGGGCAGCAGGCAACAATCCCCGTTATAGGCAATACAGTATATCATGAAATGACAGTCGATCCAGTTCGTGACATTCGCAGCAATGGCACCCTTTATGTTCCTGGCACTAATTCTGTGCTTACCTTGATGTATGAAGACAACTGGCCCCTAAAGGGAGATTATGATTTCAATGATATGGTAGTGGAGACCTGGGGTAAATTACGCTTCGAGGCAGATTATCTGCGTTATATTGAATTAAGTGCTAAGGTAGTAGCATCTGGTGCAACTTTCCATAATGGTTTCGATATAATTTTTGAGAGTAATGCTTTTCTGAATACTTCTTTGGGTGACGTAATCACATTTAGTGCTTATGACTCCAACGGTGATCAACTGCCATTAGACTCAGGTCAGGTAGCAGCAGCATACGGCACAGATATGATCAACTGGTGGACATCTCCCGGTTATTTGCAGTTTCACTTTTTTGATGACGTTTATGACGTGATGGCACCACCACACGGATCTCTGGCAATGAATACAAATGCTGATGCACCCTGGGTAGATACGATCACAATCAAGATCAGGATAGATTATAATCAGTTAATTCCTTTCAATCCTGGTGACCCAATATTTAATTTAAATGATTTAAACCCATACATCACAGTTGATAATATCCTAGGTTATGAGATTCATCTTCCTGGAGAATTTGTTACAGGCTTTTTCAGTCAGCAATCTTTGTTTGGCACTGGCGACGATAATACCCCTGCAGGAGGTATGTCAGACCCATTATATGGAGAGAATGCCTTTACTTCAGTAGAGGGGTATTCCTGGGCTTTGAAGTTGGAAGGAATTCTTGAATATCCTCGTGAGCAGGTAGATGTTATCGTGGCATATCCGGAACTGGCAGATTATTTCGACGGAACACAGGGAATATTTGATAACTGGTGGCAACCTCATCCTGATCCTAATTTCACAGCAGGTTATATCTATGACAGGGGAGATATGACTGTAGCAGATCAAGATGCCCCAGTGGGTGAATAATAGAATTTAAGATTTAATAACAATAAAAAAACCCCGCAAAAGCGGGGTTTTTTATTTAAGCTAATAATTTTTATTCACCGGTAATGATCCGGGTGATAATCTCCATTAAGGCGAAACCTATCTGGGGAGGAAAACTGGAATCAGGATCAATTCTAATGGTTCGGGGCAATTCAATATGAAGAGTATTCCAGCGAATATCAGTGACTGTTTTTGAATATTGAGCAGTGAAATAGATCTTTTGATAATCACCCGAAAGAGTGAGATCAGCCAGTTGATCAACTACGCTGGTTTTTTCCAGCAGTTTTTCAGCAAATTCTTGTGCATATTCAGGGTCATCAGGTCCAGAAGAGATTTCTATGTCATAAACTGCCTTTCTGGAGTCATGCCCATGAATTTCAATCACGAGGTCAGGATCAAGCTTTTCGATGAAACGGAAATAATCTGAGCCTTCTTCCTTATTCGGGTCAAAGAAATATCGGCTGGCAATGATGCAGGAGCAATTGAGTTCCTGAGAAAGATAGCTGCCCAGATATCCGGCATTTTCATCAGCGTTGCGATCACACAGCATGCGAGTTATACCCCGGGGGGCATGATGTGGAACTCCAACAACTATTTTACTGCCAGAAACAATATCGGTCAACAGCAGGGGATTGAATTTATCTCCTAAATATGTTGTCCATTTATCATTGAATTTATTTTTCAAAAATCAACCCTATCTAAGCTTAATGTCATAGGATAATGTAATTCCAGCATTCCAGTAATTATATTCTTTATCAGTTGCTACATCTGGAGCTGGTGATTCAGTATTCCGGAAGCCATATTCAGCTTTCGCAAGCAAAGATAACCTTTTATGTAATGATTTATAAAGGCTGGTACTAATTACGTGGATGTAGTCATTACGGTTATAGTGATAAGTATCATCTTCATACTCTGAATCAAAGAAGCGGGTTTCCAGTTTGTAGCCGAGATTAAGAGTCGTTTTACCCGGCATTTTTCTGAATTTAAGGTCAAGGGCATAAATATTTGAGCTATAAGCTGCATCCTTGATAACATCAATAGCAGAAGGATCATTAAATGCATCTTCAGCATCAGTATCTGAAATCCGCCATCCGTAACGACAGAGAAGCTCAAATTTACTCACTGGCTGCCAGTTCAGATAAATATTTGAAGTTAAAATATCTGCATCATATTCAGTAAACCATTTATTAAAAAATAATTGTGAATATTGCAGTTCAAACTTGATATCAAGATGCTTTTGAACATCCCAGTTAAGGTTCATAGTATAATAATTTTTGCTGTATTCAAATTCATGATATTCATCTCCATCATCAAGCACGCTGTGATATTGTCTGACATATATCTGGGGATAGAAATAATATCTCAGGCTCATATTAAGTTTGCTATTAAAATATTGCCTGATCCCATAAGAGAGGTAGCCAGTATCTTTGACAGAATTTTCCAGATATTTATCAAAGTTGAGCTTAAATTCATCAATCTGAGTATGACCTGCAAAGAAGTAATGCTTTAATTTTAAAGAATAGGTCATGTTCATGATCATATCATCCAATGATGATATCAAATATTTATCAGGATTATCACTATCCAGAAATTCATCCTGATCATCATCAGAAAGTCGTATAACGTTGCTGTCATACTCAAAACCAATATCAATTTCACTATCAAGTGCAATATTCCTGGACCATAAAGAGATAATGGTTAGGAGTATCAGGGTAACAAAAAGAAATCTTTTCATATCTATTAATTTCCTAAGGCTGATTTTGAGATATATAATCTATATAATATCCCTTTAGGCTGGGCATCAACTATTTTCACGGTATGTTTACCTTTGGGAATATTGATAATATTAATTTTCCCCTGAGTAACTATACTGCTGCTGTCTGCCAGGCAGGAAGTTGAATAGGGCAGGGAATCAATAACTTCTAAAATCTCCTCATTATCCAGTAATGCTGTCCAGCTAAAAGACAGGTTTTCCACATCATTAACGATCAGCCGATTGATTATTTTTAGATTAAGCGGTCCCTGCAGGTCAAGAGTAATGTCATTATCTTTACCCTGATAATAAGTATATGCCTTGTCATTGACCAGGATATCAAGGTTATTATCATAATAATCAGGAGGATAGGCAATATAATCAGTTTCAGTTTTATGCTTTTTAACCGATCTTTTATCTGGATTAACCTTCACAAGCATTTGATGACCGGAAGAATTGGAGATAATAAGTTTTTTACCAGGCATAGTCAGATTGAATCTGTAGCTGTTCCAGGAAGATACCTTATCACCATTTACACCACGAGAAATTTTGCTGACCTTGAGATTACGGGTTACTGTATGCGTTTCACCATCATAAATTGCATCATAGGAATATTGCTCAGCAGTATTTGAATTCGTGATCAGGCGACTTATAACAGTGATACTGTCAGGAGAAGTTGATTCCCAGATATATTTCTCACCTGGTTTCAGTTTATGATATCTATACATCTTTCCACTGGAAGCGTTAAATACATAGTATTTTTTCTGTTTTTGTCCTGCGTTTACCACCATAACAACCATCAGGATAAAAATCAGTAGAAATAATACTTTCTCTCTGGCTATATTTTTCATTTATGAATTTACCTCATCATCACGTAATTTCATCTGACTATGATCAAAAAAGATCACTACAGCGATCAGAGCCATTAATATGATCAGAGAAATAATAGCGACTGTGACATTGTACCTTTCATCAACATACATCCTGCCAACACCAACTTCGGGAACTGGAACCGGAGCCTGGGGTAGTTCATATTTTTGGGCAATCCCTGAAATATCAGCCAGATGAATAACTGGAGTGCCGTTTTCGGCAAATTCAAACATTGTGCCCTTACGGGGTATATTATTATTATGAATACTTCTATGATAGCCATCAGTAATCAATTTACCATTTATAGAAGATCCTATTGATGATAATCCACCACCAATATTAATATAGGCTTCATACTTTTTATAACTACTTTTATAAATCCCCATCTTGCGATTGATATTTCTATCCAGATCATTTTCACGAACCATTTGAACATCATTTCTTTCAATAGCCTTCAGGATCATATCTCTTCCCAGAACATTTAACCCACGTCCCAGATCTCTACCACCACCGATGGAGGCTGCTTTTGTTTTGTAAGGAAAGATACCCTTTTCATATAAAAATGAGTCCATATCCAGCCAGGTGAATTCAGGATCAGTAGCTCCAAACATGGAAGCCCCCACAGAATTAATACTCACAACTTTTAATCCCAACACTTTTGCAGCAGCATACACGGCAATATTTATTGCGGGATACGAACTGGTTGAGCTAACGGCAATGCGGTCACCTTCAGATAGTTTTGCCTTTTTGAACATTGAAACCATTACGGCAGCAAAATTCGGGTTCAAGCTGGTAAGCTTACCTTCCAATGAGCCTCTATCAGTAGTGATTGGAGTTTCTTTGAGACCAATGATACCGCTCTGATTGGGATCATTTTCGGGGTCACAATAGGCTCCACAAAAAGTTCGATAATCCTTAAGAGCTTCTGTAGCCTGCTTCATCAGCAGGGCAGCTTCCATCTTTTCAGAGTAATACTTTTCCTTGATGAACATCCGGGAGTTATTTACCCAGACAAATAATAAGATGGAAATCAGAAATAAAACTATTAGACTTAAATTAGACTTTGCACTTGGTACAAACATATTCCTGCCCTTACATTATTGATATTAATTCGCCGCCAAAGATCACATTGATCAGTAATCTGACCAATACAGCAGCAACAAACATAACGGTTAAAGTTCTTGTAATTCCCTGCTTCGCCATTGCATTAGCGATCAAACCAGGGATAATATATCCAATTACATTTACGGAATAATCTGCCGGAATCCCCGAATAGAAACCGTAAGTTCTCACCAGCCACCCAAAAATGAACCCAAGCAGGATAGATATCACCATCCGGCGACGTCCATAAATGAACATTATCTTTCCCAGCAGTTTTACGATCAGATATACAGCTAAACTGATCAACAGCGTTCCCAGTATTGTCCAGGGCTGATGCAAAAACATTGCTATATATCCCGCAACTACTATACCTCCAGCTGTTGTGCCAAAGGTTTCCAGAAAGAATAAACTTACTAAAACTCCTAAACCAATAGCGGCTTCAAACATTAGTTACTCCTCTCTTTGAAATAATCGACAATAGGACCTCCATTACCACCAATATTACCAATCCCGAATACGAGTATCTTTTCGGGGTCAAGAGTACAAATCTCTTTCACCAGATCATCTCCTTTGCTCCAGCCAAGTGGATATATCTTTTCTGCCGGAATTCCATGTCCGGTTGCATAATTATGTATTGTCAATTCCTGATCACCAATCAGGAATAAACCGTCAAATTGATGATTACCCAGCATCTCTGCCAGCTGTTTTGACCTGAACATACGGTCAGCTCTGGTATTCAATACGATTGCCACACCTGGAATCTCAGGATGAATTGTGTGGATATATTCCATCAAAACAAAAGTGGATTCCGGATCGTTGGCAGCAAATGAATGAGCAAAGAATAATTCCTTACCATTGATTTTATATCTAAAAATCTCAGTAGCACCAATATCAGGAGTGGAATCATACATCCCTTTCAAGGCAATTTCTCTATCTACTCCACATCTGCGGCAAACTTCCAGAGATAATGCTACATTATCCCGATGCTCTATCCAGCTGAAACCCTGCATATCTGCTTCTGTGATATCTTCTTTACTTACGTATTCAAATTCAGTATGCCTGTGGTCAGCCACTTTTTTCATTAACGGGAAAACCCTGTTCTCAGAAGTTAATATCAAGCCATTATCCGGTATTGTGTTACACATGGATAGAGTAACATTCCTTAAACCAGGACCCATCAGGTCCAAATGATCCGGGCGCGAGTTTGTGATCACACCAATTGTGGATTTCACCATCTTATGCTCAGTTGTCCACTGGTATTCGGGAGTAACTGCCATACATTCAAGAACCAGATAATCAATATTCTTTTTTGAAGCATATTTGATGATCTTCAATTGTTCTCTGATATTAGCACCAAATAGTCGCACAATAGGTTTTTCTCTACCACTGGGATAAATGATACGAGGAGCAGAACCCGTGGTTTTGGCAATCACTTGATAGTTACCTGCCCTTAGCCCGGCAGCTATCAAACGTGTAACGCTAGATTTACCTCTGGTACCATTAATATGAATTATCTCAGGAATTTTGCCACGATTTCTTTTATGATCCCAGAATTCATGGGCTCCCCAGCCAATTAGAATAACTAATCCAATAATTAATCCAAACATATTCCCTTTTTTAAATTACCGGAGAGAAAATTCTCCCCGGTAATTGATTCTTATTTATTTCATCAGAACGCATTTTTTAGTTGTAGTGTGGCGATCTGATTTCAGTTTATAAAAATATACTCCACTGCTAACCTGCTTACCATCATCATCTCTTCCATACCAGATGGATTCATGATCACCAGCATCCATATTGCCAGAAGCCAGGGTTTTTACTTTCTTACCCTTGATATTGTAAACAGCCAGCTCAATACTGGTGTTTTCAGGAAGCGAGAAACTGATGGTAGTTTCAGGATTGAATGGATTAGGATAATTTGCATTCAAAACAGGCATTGACGGTACAAGATCAGTTATTTCATTCCCTGTAAATGTATCTGGTGCTTCTGTAGTGTACTTAATTGCCAGTCCATTTTGCAGCTCAGTAGCTGATGCAGGATAAATATTTGCATAACTATAAAGCACGCCATCTTCCTGATACAGGTCTTCTATTCCTATCGTAGAATAATTGTCATCATCATCAGGATTACTAATAACCTGATAGTTTACCTGGATTATACCATTACCACTGGCAGTGGCATATTCTTGAACACTCGGGTCATAAAGCACAATCTGAAATATTTCAGCAGCTGTATTATCCTGACGGTTAAAGCAATCACTCCATTCAATAACAAAGTAATCCTCTTCGGTATTATAATAATGACTAAGTCTTAATGGTTCAATACCACTATCAGGTCCCCGCAAATCATCCCAGTAAGCACAAATCTGTGCATATGGTCCTAAAGCACTAGGGATTCTCCAATTACGGAAATAATACTGCCAGGTAGTATCGAAAGAAATCCAGCCATTTGAGCAGACTGTGATGCTGTCATATACGGCATCAAAATAGGTGAAATCAAATGGTAAAGCAATATCATTAGATTGATCATCAGTCATTAGAATGACATCACCCTGTCCCCCGAGTTCCGGATCAATTTCTTCCCAGAAATATACTGGTGCTTCTTCATAGCCAGTATCAAAGCTGTCATAGGCATAATATCCGCCAATGCAGGGTCCTGTGGGATCAGTATTACTTACTACACCAATAGTGACATTGAAACTGGTTTCATATATTCTGCCGGCATTATCTTCCAGATGAAGATATATTCCAGCATCTCTGCCATTAAAGCCAGAAGCTTCGGCTGATAC carries:
- the pgsB gene encoding poly-gamma-glutamate synthase PgsB yields the protein MFGLIIGLVILIGWGAHEFWDHKRNRGKIPEIIHINGTRGKSSVTRLIAAGLRAGNYQVIAKTTGSAPRIIYPSGREKPIVRLFGANIREQLKIIKYASKKNIDYLVLECMAVTPEYQWTTEHKMVKSTIGVITNSRPDHLDLMGPGLRNVTLSMCNTIPDNGLILTSENRVFPLMKKVADHRHTEFEYVSKEDITEADMQGFSWIEHRDNVALSLEVCRRCGVDREIALKGMYDSTPDIGATEIFRYKINGKELFFAHSFAANDPESTFVLMEYIHTIHPEIPGVAIVLNTRADRMFRSKQLAEMLGNHQFDGLFLIGDQELTIHNYATGHGIPAEKIYPLGWSKGDDLVKEICTLDPEKILVFGIGNIGGNGGPIVDYFKERSN
- the pgsC gene encoding poly-gamma-glutamate biosynthesis protein PgsC; translated protein: MFEAAIGLGVLVSLFFLETFGTTAGGIVVAGYIAMFLHQPWTILGTLLISLAVYLIVKLLGKIMFIYGRRRMVISILLGFIFGWLVRTYGFYSGIPADYSVNVIGYIIPGLIANAMAKQGITRTLTVMFVAAVLVRLLINVIFGGELISIM
- the pgsW gene encoding poly-gamma-glutamate system protein; this encodes MFVPSAKSNLSLIVLFLISILLFVWVNNSRMFIKEKYYSEKMEAALLMKQATEALKDYRTFCGAYCDPENDPNQSGIIGLKETPITTDRGSLEGKLTSLNPNFAAVMVSMFKKAKLSEGDRIAVSSTSSYPAINIAVYAAAKVLGLKVVSINSVGASMFGATDPEFTWLDMDSFLYEKGIFPYKTKAASIGGGRDLGRGLNVLGRDMILKAIERNDVQMVRENDLDRNINRKMGIYKSSYKKYEAYINIGGGLSSIGSSINGKLITDGYHRSIHNNNIPRKGTMFEFAENGTPVIHLADISGIAQKYELPQAPVPVPEVGVGRMYVDERYNVTVAIISLIILMALIAVVIFFDHSQMKLRDDEVNS